In the Mycolicibacter sp. MU0102 genome, one interval contains:
- the sigE gene encoding RNA polymerase sigma factor SigE, with the protein MERGMNRPRDARNTRGPLRVERDSALPSPDGGPELEDAAITAMTTLLPPVAMSHPTTHSERYSDTDWVESTEEPQGTAVFDATGDVAAMPSWDELVRQHADRVYRLAYRLSGNQQDAEDLTQETFIRVFRSVHNYQPGTFEGWLHRITTNLFLDMVRRRGRVRMEALPEDYDRVPADEPDPEQIYHDARLDPDLQAALDSLAPEFRAAVVLCDIEGLSYEEVGATLGVKLGTVRSRIHRGRQALRDYLAARSAQRDGSAFGGVAAG; encoded by the coding sequence ATGGAACGAGGTATGAACCGGCCTCGAGACGCTCGGAATACGAGGGGCCCGTTGCGCGTTGAGCGCGATAGTGCGCTGCCGTCGCCTGACGGCGGCCCTGAGCTGGAGGACGCAGCCATAACAGCCATGACCACTTTGCTGCCCCCGGTCGCCATGTCGCACCCGACCACCCACTCGGAGCGTTACTCCGACACCGACTGGGTCGAGTCGACCGAGGAGCCGCAGGGCACTGCGGTGTTCGATGCCACCGGAGATGTGGCAGCGATGCCGTCTTGGGACGAATTGGTGCGCCAGCACGCCGACCGGGTCTACCGGCTGGCTTACCGGCTTTCCGGAAACCAGCAGGACGCAGAGGATCTCACCCAGGAGACCTTCATCCGGGTGTTCCGGTCGGTGCACAATTACCAGCCCGGAACCTTCGAGGGTTGGTTGCACCGCATCACCACGAACCTTTTCCTGGACATGGTGCGCAGGCGGGGCCGGGTCCGCATGGAGGCGCTGCCGGAGGATTACGACCGGGTGCCCGCCGACGAGCCGGACCCCGAGCAGATCTACCACGACGCGCGGCTGGATCCCGACCTGCAGGCGGCGTTGGACTCGCTGGCGCCGGAGTTCCGGGCCGCGGTCGTGCTGTGCGACATCGAGGGTCTGTCCTACGAAGAGGTCGGCGCCACCCTTGGCGTGAAGCTGGGCACCGTGCGCAGCCGCATCCACCGGGGCCGGCAGGCCCTGCGGGACTATCTGGCCGCCCGAAGCGCCCAGCGTGACGGTTCCGCCTTCGGCGGTGTCGCGGCCGGCTGA